The following nucleotide sequence is from Candidatus Methylomirabilota bacterium.
CGCCGCCGCGTCCGGAGCGCTCGGCTTCCCGGTGGTGTCGCGCGCCCAGCAGAAGAAGCTCACCGTCTGGTGGAACCGCGGCTATTACAAGGAAGAGGACGAGGCGATGTTGAAGATCGCCGACGAGTTCCGCAAGGCCCGGAACGTCGACCTCGACATCTCCTTCACGATCCAGGAGGACCTCCTCAAGAAGATCCACAGCGCGATGGCCGCCCGCCGCGGCCCCGACGTGGCCTTCTGCTTCTACAACGACTGGGAGGTCATGCCCAAGTACGCGTGGGAGGGCAAGCTCGTCGAGACCACCGACGTGATCAACGAGCTGAAACCGCGTTACATCGAGAAGTTCCTGCCGGTGGCGCACGTGTACGACAACGTGGCCAAGAAGCGGGCCTACTACGGCGTCCCCATCGAGTGCCAGACCATGCACATCCACTACTGGCGCGATCTGGTGAAGGAGGCGGGGATGAACGACGATCCCGCCAAGATCCCCATGGACTGGAACGGGTACTGGGACTTCTGGAAGAAGGCCCAGGAGGCGCTGCGCAAGAAGGACCCGACCAAGTACGGCAAGGTCTACGGCCTCGGGATGACCGAGTCCTCCAGCGCCACCGACACCATCTACAACTTCGAGATGGCGCTCCTGTCCTTCGGGGGCACCGTGTTCTCTGAGGACGGCAAGGTGGTGGCCGAGCAGGGCGCCAACCGCGACGCCATCGTCAAGACGCTGAAGTTCTTCGCCGACATGTTCAACTCGGGCTACGTGCCGCCGGACACGCTGAACTGGTCGGACGGCGACAACAACGCCAACTTCCACTCGAAGTCGATCGTGATGACCCCGAATCCCTCCGTATCCATCCCGGCGCACCAGTTCTTCAACAACCCGGACAACTACTTCAACAAGTCGGCCACCATCGAGTGGCCGGACGGCCCGGACGGCAAGAAGCCGACCTACATGGTGGCGGTCAAGACCATCCTCATCCCCAAGGACTCCGCCAACAAGGACGTACCGCTGGCCAAGGACTTCATCAAGTTCGTGCTCGAGCCGAAGCGCTTCGGCGAGTACATCAAGGGCGCCAACGGGCGGTGGTTCCCCGCGTTCAAGGACGTGGCCGCCGACCCGTTCTTCGCCAAGGGCCAGGCCGGCAAGGGCGGGTCGGTGGATCCGCATCTGCCGACCGTGACCCGCATCTATCTCGAGCGACCCACGCGCGTGTTCGAGCACTACAAGAACCCGGCGAACTCGCAGATCTACGCCGAGAACGTGTGGGGCAAGGCGATGTCGCGCACCAACGTCGACAAGTGGCCGGCCGACAAGGCCGCCGACGAGGCCATCGGCCGCATCAAGACCATCGTCGCGCAGTGGCGGTGATCGCGGAGTCGAGCCGGTGGCCAACGGCCTGGTCTCGGCCAGCCCGCGTGGGCTGATCGCGCGGTCCGTGACCGCGGCGGCAGACGCCCTGTCGCCGCGGTCACGCAATCTGCAGGGGCTGCTCTTCTCGCTGCCCCTGATCCTGCTGTTCCTCGCCTTCGTCGTCTACCCGCTCTACTTCGAGGTCACCCAGGCCCTCGACCGCTACACCTACGAGGTCCTGTTCAACGACCCGATCTACGTGCAGACCGTGGTCAACACGCTGGTCTACGTGGGCATCGCGGTCAACCTGAAGCTGTTCCTGGCCCTGCTCCTCTCGGGCCTGCTCGACGACGACAGCCGCAGCACCCGCTTCCTGTCCGCGATCTTCCTCTTGCCGTGGGCGATCCCGGTGCTGCCCGGCATCCTCTCCGTGCGGTGGATGATGTCCTCGCAGTGGGGC
It contains:
- a CDS encoding extracellular solute-binding protein — translated: MAHTRRQFLKTAAGAAAASGALGFPVVSRAQQKKLTVWWNRGYYKEEDEAMLKIADEFRKARNVDLDISFTIQEDLLKKIHSAMAARRGPDVAFCFYNDWEVMPKYAWEGKLVETTDVINELKPRYIEKFLPVAHVYDNVAKKRAYYGVPIECQTMHIHYWRDLVKEAGMNDDPAKIPMDWNGYWDFWKKAQEALRKKDPTKYGKVYGLGMTESSSATDTIYNFEMALLSFGGTVFSEDGKVVAEQGANRDAIVKTLKFFADMFNSGYVPPDTLNWSDGDNNANFHSKSIVMTPNPSVSIPAHQFFNNPDNYFNKSATIEWPDGPDGKKPTYMVAVKTILIPKDSANKDVPLAKDFIKFVLEPKRFGEYIKGANGRWFPAFKDVAADPFFAKGQAGKGGSVDPHLPTVTRIYLERPTRVFEHYKNPANSQIYAENVWGKAMSRTNVDKWPADKAADEAIGRIKTIVAQWR